GATCCCGATCGCGATACGGTAGATGCGCTTTCTTCATACATGCAGAATTATCCGCAGCAATTTATCGCTTTGACCGGAGAGGATGGGGCGATTAAAGCTGCTATGGATGCTTATGGTGTCTATGCGAGTAAAGTCGAGAGAGAAGATAGTAATGATTATTTGATTGATCACTCGTCAATTGTATATCTTATGGATCGACAAGGTAGATTTTTAAGTCATTTCAGCCATAATACAATGCCTGATAAAATTGTAGAAATTTTGCGAAAGCATTTTTAATTAAGATTTATTAACCCTTAATCGTTGATACTCAAAAATAACAAAAAAATACGGGAGATAGATCATGCGGCAATTCTATAAGCGACAAAAAAACCATTCAGAAATGTCTGCAGTGTATTATTTTGTTGATTTTAAAAAAGCGACATATGTGCCCAGCAATCTACTTTTTGATATGGCTCATCGCGTGACTTCCAATCCTTTTATACCTTTGAATAAAACGACGACAGGTCGAACGATGTCGGCAAACTTGGAGATGATGGAGCGTTTCACTCATTTCTATGGAAAGCCTTCATTTGAAATTAATCAGATTGTTTCTCAAAATGGGTGTGTTTACAAAATTCACGAAGATGTTCTGATGAATAAGCCTTTTGGTCGCTTAATTCATTTTCGTAAGGAACTGATTCGTTCTGAATTTACTAAAGATCAAGCCGACGAGAAAATGCCGAAATTATTATTGGTGCCTCCTTATTCAGGTCACTATGGCACGCTGTGCCGCGATACGGTCAATACTCTCTTAAAGGATCATGATTTGTATCTAGCGGATTGGAAAAATGGTCGAAATGTCCCTCTTTATGAAGGAAGTTTCAAGCTGGAAGACTATATTCAGTATTTGATAGATTTTCTTCACTCTTTTGGAGAACGCGTCCACATTATGGGCATCTGTCAACCTGCGTTACCTGTGATGGCGACTGCTTCTATAATGGCGGCGCATAATGACCCTTGTCAGCCGCTTTCGATGACAATTATGGGGGGGCCTATAGATACGCGCGTTAATCCCACAAAAGTTAATAAACTGGCAAAAGAAAAGAAAATTGAATGGTTTGATGAAACTGTTATCGCGCGTGTGCCCCATTATTATCCAGGAGCTTTGCGTCGTGTATGTCCTGGTTTTATTCTGTTAGCAGGATTTA
The sequence above is drawn from the Candidatus Nucleicultrix amoebiphila FS5 genome and encodes:
- a CDS encoding SCO family protein, whose product is MNNHSALEKNENDALVMERGETGTAKIGGAFKLVDQNGVIRTDIDFRGKYMLIYFGYSFCPDICPTALYNIAEALEMLGDKGQEIQPIFITIDPDRDTVDALSSYMQNYPQQFIALTGEDGAIKAAMDAYGVYASKVEREDSNDYLIDHSSIVYLMDRQGRFLSHFSHNTMPDKIVEILRKHF
- a CDS encoding polyhydroxyalkanoate depolymerase, which gives rise to MRQFYKRQKNHSEMSAVYYFVDFKKATYVPSNLLFDMAHRVTSNPFIPLNKTTTGRTMSANLEMMERFTHFYGKPSFEINQIVSQNGCVYKIHEDVLMNKPFGRLIHFRKELIRSEFTKDQADEKMPKLLLVPPYSGHYGTLCRDTVNTLLKDHDLYLADWKNGRNVPLYEGSFKLEDYIQYLIDFLHSFGERVHIMGICQPALPVMATASIMAAHNDPCQPLSMTIMGGPIDTRVNPTKVNKLAKEKKIEWFDETVIARVPHYYPGALRRVCPGFILLAGFMSLNLERHLNASFDHFNHLVQGDDDSAEAHRRFYNEYRSVLDLPADYFLDSVEIAFQHHNLPLGTMRWKGETVDPKAIRRTALLTVEGEKDDISGVGQTEAAQALCTNIPQNMKKHYLQKGVGHYGVFNGKRWRESIAPVIRDFIKHVESNQSPSSITSLKRKVS